The sequence TCATAAGAGTTAGCGAGGGCGGCTACCGTTGGCAGAGCCGCCCATCTGTTGCTATCAGGGATGATCGCCGAGTACAGCATCGCGGAATCGCTGCATACCAACCCGAATCTCATCACTGCCGGTCGCATACGACAGGCGTAGATAGCCGGGCGCACCAAAGGCTTCACCGGCCACACAGGCAATATGCGCCTCTTCAAGCAGATAGAGATTCAGCTCGTCGCTGGTAGTGCAGACCTTCCCATTGCGTAGTGGTCGGTTGAGCAGTGCACTCACGTTAGGAAACACGTAGAACGCACCATCGGGAACCGTGCAGGTAATGCCGGGAATGTCAGCCAGGAGACTGAGGATCAGATCACGACGTCGCCGGAACTCAGCCGTCATTGCGGCAACCGTAGCTTCGATAGCCGGATCTGGCGTGTAAGCGGCCAGTGCTGCATCTTGCGAGATGCTAGAGGTGTGGGTACTGGTGTGGCTCTGAATAGCCTTGATCGCCTCGATGATCGGTTGCGGACCGGCAACATAGCCAACACGCCAGCCGGTCATCGCATACGCTTTGGCTGCACCATTAACGACCAACGTGCGGTCGGCGAGATCAGGGGCTATACGTAACAGACGTGCGTAGGGCACATACGAAATCGCATCATAAATCTCATCGGTAATGATAATCGCCGGATGATCGCGCAACACTGCCGCCAACGCAGCAAGCTCTTCGGCGCTATACACAGCACCGGTCGGATTTGAAGGCGAATTGAGAACCACAATCCGCGTTCGTTTGCTCAAGCTAGCACGCAATTGATCAGGGGTCAGCTTAAAACCGGTCTGTTCGGTTGTCTGAGGCGTAACAGGGGTTGCCCCAGCCAGCTTTGCCTGTTCAACATAACTTACCCAGTATGGTGCGGGAATAACCGCTTCATCACCCTCATCGCAGAGCGCCTGAAACGTAAGGTAGAGGGCTTCTTTCGCACCGGTCGTCACCGTCACCTGACCAATTCCGTAGCTTAGCCCTTGATCAGCACTTACACGAGCAGCAATCGCCTCACGTAACTCAATCGTACCACCGGTAGGCGTATAGTGCGTATGGTTGGCGTGAATACCGGCAATCGCAGCCTGCTTGATCGGTTCTGGAGTATCGAAATCTGGTTCACCAACACTAAACGAGATCACCTTAATGCCGGCCGCCCGCATTTGGGCAACACGCGCAGTCATTGCCGCCGTAGCCGAAGCCTCAAGCGAAGCGAGCCGACGGGCAAAGCGATATTCCATCTTGGCTGACATGATCGCTCCTGTCTACGTGCATGGTTTGTGTAAACGTCAGTATAACGAATACATTT comes from Chloroflexus sp. Y-396-1 and encodes:
- a CDS encoding pyridoxal phosphate-dependent aminotransferase; translated protein: MSAKMEYRFARRLASLEASATAAMTARVAQMRAAGIKVISFSVGEPDFDTPEPIKQAAIAGIHANHTHYTPTGGTIELREAIAARVSADQGLSYGIGQVTVTTGAKEALYLTFQALCDEGDEAVIPAPYWVSYVEQAKLAGATPVTPQTTEQTGFKLTPDQLRASLSKRTRIVVLNSPSNPTGAVYSAEELAALAAVLRDHPAIIITDEIYDAISYVPYARLLRIAPDLADRTLVVNGAAKAYAMTGWRVGYVAGPQPIIEAIKAIQSHTSTHTSSISQDAALAAYTPDPAIEATVAAMTAEFRRRRDLILSLLADIPGITCTVPDGAFYVFPNVSALLNRPLRNGKVCTTSDELNLYLLEEAHIACVAGEAFGAPGYLRLSYATGSDEIRVGMQRFRDAVLGDHP